Genomic segment of Niallia taxi:
GCACCAACTTAATTTGGCCTAATTTATTAAGATTTTCTTTCACTAATTGGAAGTTCGGCAAATGTATTGTTGTTATTGCCTCAAATAGCATAAGGTTTTTCTGCTTTGCCAAAGCTATTAAAGTATCTAGTTCCTTCACAGTGGAAGTGAATGGTTTTTCACATATTACATGCTTGCCATGCTCAAGTGCTTGTTTTGCATGGTAGTAGTGAAGGCTGTTCGGTGAAGCAACATAAACAACTTCCACTTCATTGTCTTCAAATAGTTCATCCAAGCTTGTATAAATAGTAGATATCTCATACTTGTCTGCTAGTGCTTTTGCTGTTTCTTGTTTACGGCTGTACATTGCTGTGCATACAGCCTCGTCAGTGGAGTCTACTGCAGCAAGAAATGCATCTACAATAAATCCTGTACCTATAGTCCCGATTTTCATTATAAATTCTCCGTTTCGTAATTAGCATTTTTTGCAGAGTTGACGCCATCATTCAGGATTTGTAATACCGCTAAAACTTCCTCGTCTTTTACCGGTTTTTTCGTTTTTTGTTTAATACTTTGATATAGCTTTTCGTATAAAATTCCATAGTCTGTAACCTCAGACTTCACCTTTTCTTGATGCTCAACACCATTTGTATCAACATAGGATAGCGTTCCCCAGTTACTTTCTTCCTCTGTTTCAAAGCTAACCTTTGTTGGGCCATTCTCATTTTTCTGTTGATGTCCGCTGCTATACTTGATAAAGCTGCCTTTATCACCATGGACTACAAATTTCGGATGATTGATTTTTACAGCCAAGCTACATTTAACAGTCGTTTTTAATTGACCATAATGGAAATCTATATCGATATAATCATCTGATTCTCCTGGGTGGTAAACGCTTCTGACATCATAGTGGATTTTTTTCGGCTTTCCAAAAAGGGAATAAAGCTGATCAATTGTATGAACTGCCAGCCCATGCATCATGCCAAATCCTTTATTTATATATTGTGGGCTAAAATAATCATAATGTGATTGAATTTCAATAATTTGTCCAAGCACACCGCTTTCTATTACCTTTTTTAATGTCAAAAAGTCACCGTCAAACCTTCTGTTTTGATTTGCCATCGCAATTAAGCCTTTTGATGCTGCAAAATCAAAAATTTCTTTAGCTTCTTCAACAGTTGCTGCAAACGGTTTTTCTACCAGGACGTGTTTATTATGTTCTAGTGCTTTTCTTGCATATTCAGTATGACTGTCAACATGTGTACAAATGACAACCAGTTCAATTTCTGAATCCTCAAGCACTTCTTGTAGATTTGTCGTGAATTGAATGGAAGGGTACCAGCCTTCTCTTTCTGTATCCCCGATGCGATCCTCTTCTCTGCGATAAATGCTTTTTATTCTGATATTTTCTTTCCTTTCAAGATACGGTAAGTGGTAATTGACTACTGCGTTCCCAAATCCAATAAAAGCAATTGTTAACATAAGAAAATCTCCTTTCCATCTTTAAAATAATCATAGCATCATGGATTTACTTGAGAAAAGAGGTGGAGGGGATTTAGGAGAGCGATTTCATTATTTGGGAATCCTTAACGAGATTCTGAAATTGAATTTCATTTCCCAAAAATCGATTTTGGCTATAATCGCTGTAATAATTCCTGTAATTGCTTCGTTTTTTTAACAGATATGTTGTTCAGCCATTTGGGAAATAGTATAAATTTATGGCTAAACAAAATAGAAAAAAGCGTCGCAGCAGCCGGTTTCTGAGATTTTGTGCTATAGACAAATATTTTTATAGCCCCTATAATCCGAATTAGTTTTAGATAACGCTTACAAAAAGTATTTGTCGACAGGTACTAATAATGGTTCAGAGAAAACTGGGAGGGAAACACATGAATAATCAAAAGAAGTCCTTTTTAGAGAAAGTATCTGATTTTGTAGTAGATCGTCTGGCTGGTCCGATGGCAAAATTCGGTAATATACCTGCAGTAGCGGCAGTTAAGGATGGTCTAGTGGCCATTGTTCCAATTGTGATTATTGGCAGTTTGTTCCTGTTAATTGCGATGCTGGGATTGCCAGGAACCTTTAGTGAGGATCCTCTCATTCCCGTTCTATCATCTGTTTCATCGAGGTTTTTGATATTTTATAATATGACAATGAATTTTTTATCCCTGTATGCAGCAATAGCCATTGGCATGAGCTATGCTAAACGATTTGAAATTGACTCAATCAATGCGGCATTACTAAGCATAGCTGCCTTCTTCCTAATTAATATAAATGACTTATCAAACGGAATGAGTGTAACTAACTTCGCGGCAGGTGGGTTATTTGCAGCAATCATAAGCAGTTTAATTAGTATACGGCTGTACCGCTTTTTCTTAGAAAGGAAAATCACGATAAGGATGCCAGATGGTGTTCCAGCAAATGTTACGAATGCCTTTGTTGCGTTAATTCCCTTTTTCGTTATATTTACATTGTTATGGGTTGTACGATCCATTCTCAACTTTGATATTACAAGCTTTTTAAACACACTTTTAGGGCCGGTTTTTAGTGGTACAGATAGCATTTTTATTTTTATTCCTAGAGTCCTAATCGGTCTATTGCTTTGGGCAGTTGGAATGCATGGTGATAATATGATTGGGCCAATTTTTGAACCCTTAAAGCTGCAATGGGTCGCAGAAAATGCTAAGGCATTATCTAATGGAGTGGATATAAAACAATTGCCTCATATATGGACAACGGTAGTAGAACGTATTACAATCTGGCCAGCTGCCGCTTGGGGAATTTTATTCTGGATGTGGAAATCTAAATTGAAGCAGGCAAGGACAATGGCAGGAATTGCAACCCCTGCAGCTATTTTTACCATTGTTGAGCCAGTAATCTTTGGCTTGCCGATCGTGTTAAATCCATTTTTTATCATTCCTTTTATTCTCTCTGGAACAATTGCAGCAATTGTCACCTACAGTGCTTTTTCCCTACATCTAATCAATAGAGTTTTTGTAGAATTACCATGGGCAACGCCGCCATTTATTTCCGGATATGTTGCTACAGGTGGTGACTGGAAAGGTGTCTTGATGGTGGTAATTAATTTTGCCATAGGGGTTGTAGTGTATTATCCATTCTGGAAAGCATATGAAAAATCAGAAAAGCAAAAAGAAAGCAATCAGGAAAATGAACAGACAGCTGATTCCTCTGTATCTGTTTGACATCTAGGCATAATAGGAGAGAGATAAGTAAGAATTTTGCTAATAATTGAAAAATAATCCAGCTGTAAATGCAGCTGGATTAAATAGTTTAGTGAAATAAGGATAAAGTGGGAAATTAACGAAGAAAAGGATTGGATTATGTAGTAAAATACTCTTATACTCTAAAAAATTTTTTAACGTAAAAGTAACGTGGCAAGGATGTATAAATGAGAAATAAAAAATTGAAGTTAATTTTTATTATATCTTTTTTTATAGTGGTTATCTTCATGATGGTTAATATATATTCCTCTTATTCTAGTATAAAAAAAACGGCAGAAAACTCTATCGTCAATCAAAATATCGAAACTGCCAAAAAGATAGCTGCTTCATTAGATACAGAAACATATAAAAAGTTTCTTGAAAATCCTGTGAAAAGCAAGGAATATGATGTTATTCAACGCTATTTAGAAGACGCCAAGGAAAAAAACGGCTCTTTACATGTGTATACACTGCTAGTTAATAACCCTAATGTAACGAGGGCGATGATTGTTGCCTTGCAAGAAAGTGAGCAAGAGTTTCCTATTGGCGGAATATGTACGATTCCAAAAGAGCAGGTAGTGAAAGCTTACAACGGAAAGACTTTTTCAACAGACATTATCCAAGATCCAATATATGGTGAATACTTAACTGTCGGAGTGCCTATTAAGGATCAAAAGGATGAAATCATCGGCTATCTTGGAATTGATATTAGTCCAGATACAATCAACAATGTGAGTAAAAAGGCATTAAAAAGCAGTATTTCTGCCTTTATCTTTAGTGGTTTGTTTGTCATTCTCATGCTTGCTGCTTTTTTTGTTCTCCAAAAATGGTATACAAGAGAGCTGAAAAAAGAAGTAGGCGATACGGAGGATACCTATCAGTTTGAATTGCAATCACTCATATCATCTGTTCAATCATTACGTCATGACTACTCTAATCATATTCAGGTGCTACATGGGTTGCTTAAGCTTGGACTTATGGACAAAGCTAATGATTATATAGCCATGCTAACAAAAGAAGTACACTTAATACAATCAATCAATTTAAATGTCAGCAATCCTGGTTTATCTGTGCTTTTGCAAACGAAAAAGCTTGCTGCTCAAAATCATAATATTGATATTCAATTTGATGTAATAGACAACGAGTATAAGAAAATAGCGTCAACAGATTTAATCAAAGTCTTATCTAATTTAATAGATAATGCAATGGATGCAACAATAGAATTGCCTGAGCAACAACGAAAAATGAGCATTACGTGCAAGGCTGATGCTAAAACATATATATTTGAAGTTTGTAATACTGGACATCCGATAAATGATAAAGTGAAGGAGCAAATCTTCAAAAGAGGATTTTCGACGAAAAAGGCACAAAAGGGCAAAATCAGGGGGCAAGGATTATTTATTGTTAAAGAAGTAGTGAATAGATATGGTGGGGAAATTTCTATTCAGTCTAATAAATATGAGACGATTGCCCGTGTGAAAATACCTATTAAACAAATAACTACAAAAAGGACTGATAAGCAATGAATACTTATCAGTCCTTTTTGTTTATTTAGCTGCTTCTGGTTCGTTTCTCATAGCTTTCTGTTCTTTCTTTTGTGTTGCTGATTGTGTTCCCGGAGATACTTTTTTGATAAAGAAGGATAGAATTAATCCAACGATAGCAATTCCGATAATGACAACATAAGCATCATTAATTCCTTGTATTGTTGCATCTAACATCATTTGAGCTTGGTTGCCAGCATTTCCGCCAGCAGATATTGCATCTGTTAAATGTGTTTCCGTACGAGTTGTCATAATCGTTACAAGCAGAGAAGTACCTACCGCACCAGCGACTTGTCTAATAGTATTCGAAATTGCCGTACCATGTGCAGTCAAGCTTGCAGGCAGCTGATTTAAACCGGCTGTTTGAATTGGCATTAACATAAGTGCCATGCCGATACGTCGGAATGTAGACATAAGAACTAGATAGGTATAGCTCGTAGAATCAGTTAGGTCAACAAAACCAATTGTAGTAATAATCATAATAATAATACCGCTAATGGACAGCCATTTTGCACCATAGCGGTCGAAGAGTCTGCCTGTAATAGGCATTAGGAAGCCCATAACTAGTGCTCCAGGCAGTAATAATAGTCCTGATTCTAAAGCTGAATAGCCACGGGCACTTTGTAAATATAATGGCAGCAGCATCATATCAGCATACATAACCATTGTTACAGCAATGTTGATAACCGTGGTTAAGGAGAACATATTATATTTAAAGGCTTTAAGATCCAGTAATGGACTTTTTGAAGTCAACTGTCTCCAGCTGAAAAGTGCAAGTGCTATAATACCGATTGCAATAGAAGCTAACACCTCAGCACTTGACCAGCCTTCACTGCCAGCTCGGCTAAAGCCATATAATAATGTACCAAAACCAATTGTAGACAGAAGGACACTGAAAATATCCATTTTAGTCGCAACTTGCTCCGACACATTTTTCAAGTAAATAAAGCCAAAAATAATCACTAAAATGGCGAAAGGAATCATGGCATAGAACATTACTTCCCATTTATAGTTTTCAAGAACATAACCAGCTAATGTTGGTCCAATGGCCGGAGCGAAAATGATCGCAAAGCCAACCATTCCCATTGCTCCACCCCTTTTATTTGCAGGGAAAATCGAAAATATTACGTTTGTTAGAAGCGGCATGATGATACCAGCCCCAGCCGCTTGAATCATACGGCCAGTTAAGAGAACTGGGAAGCTTGTTGCTAAAGCAGATACAATCGTACCTGCCAAGAAAATAAACATAGACGCTTGAAATAGTTGGCGTGTCGAGTATCTTTGCATAAAATAGGCTGTGATTGGAATAAGAATTCCATTAACTAGCATATAGCCAGTTGTGAGCCATTGTGCAGTTGCCGCTGTAATGTCAAAATCGACCATTAATTCTGGAGTAGCAACGCTCATTAATGTTTGGTTTAACGTTGCTAAGAAAGCTCCTAAAATCATAATAAATAAAATAGGCCCTTTTTTAATTGTACTTGTAGATGTATCTGTATTACTCAATTTATAACTTCCTTTCCTTTGCTATAGACTTAATTTACACAGTGTAAGATAATTAACATGGCATAAAGTAGATTATAAACGGTCAATGCTATTTTGCAATTTACAATTGTGAGCATTGTGTAAACTAATTTACATATTATTGTTCAATGTTAATTAGATAGAGAATTTAGTACATTTAAATCATATTTGTTTATTAGGGAGGAAAGGTAAAGCCGATGGATGCTTCCAAAAATCAAACAGATCCTAGAATTGTTCGTACTCGACTTTTAATAAAAGAGGCTTTTGTTGACCTATTAAAGGAAATGGATATAGAGAAAATGACTGTAAGTAAGATTGCAGCACGAGCGACTATAAGTAGGGTAACGTTCTATCTCCATTACCGTGACATACCTGATATGTTAGAAAAGATGGCTGACGACATGATAGAGGATATTCAGCAAATTCTTTATTCTCAAAGTGAAAAGGAATATTCTAGTAATGCTGATTGGCTGATGCTAACAAGCTTGCTTGAGCATTTTGCGGAGCATGCTAGCTTTTATAAAGTGACATTAGG
This window contains:
- a CDS encoding PTS sugar transporter subunit IIC — its product is MNNQKKSFLEKVSDFVVDRLAGPMAKFGNIPAVAAVKDGLVAIVPIVIIGSLFLLIAMLGLPGTFSEDPLIPVLSSVSSRFLIFYNMTMNFLSLYAAIAIGMSYAKRFEIDSINAALLSIAAFFLININDLSNGMSVTNFAAGGLFAAIISSLISIRLYRFFLERKITIRMPDGVPANVTNAFVALIPFFVIFTLLWVVRSILNFDITSFLNTLLGPVFSGTDSIFIFIPRVLIGLLLWAVGMHGDNMIGPIFEPLKLQWVAENAKALSNGVDIKQLPHIWTTVVERITIWPAAAWGILFWMWKSKLKQARTMAGIATPAAIFTIVEPVIFGLPIVLNPFFIIPFILSGTIAAIVTYSAFSLHLINRVFVELPWATPPFISGYVATGGDWKGVLMVVINFAIGVVVYYPFWKAYEKSEKQKESNQENEQTADSSVSV
- a CDS encoding TetR/AcrR family transcriptional regulator codes for the protein MDASKNQTDPRIVRTRLLIKEAFVDLLKEMDIEKMTVSKIAARATISRVTFYLHYRDIPDMLEKMADDMIEDIQQILYSQSEKEYSSNADWLMLTSLLEHFAEHASFYKVTLGSRKTPIFMERLSNELTKMITERIKEKGTAKIGNGKEEIQTDIAMWYGSSALIGTIIAWLRNDLPYTPHFLAKQFYLLAHKLEIDNLLN
- a CDS encoding DHA2 family efflux MFS transporter permease subunit gives rise to the protein MILGAFLATLNQTLMSVATPELMVDFDITAATAQWLTTGYMLVNGILIPITAYFMQRYSTRQLFQASMFIFLAGTIVSALATSFPVLLTGRMIQAAGAGIIMPLLTNVIFSIFPANKRGGAMGMVGFAIIFAPAIGPTLAGYVLENYKWEVMFYAMIPFAILVIIFGFIYLKNVSEQVATKMDIFSVLLSTIGFGTLLYGFSRAGSEGWSSAEVLASIAIGIIALALFSWRQLTSKSPLLDLKAFKYNMFSLTTVINIAVTMVMYADMMLLPLYLQSARGYSALESGLLLLPGALVMGFLMPITGRLFDRYGAKWLSISGIIIMIITTIGFVDLTDSTSYTYLVLMSTFRRIGMALMLMPIQTAGLNQLPASLTAHGTAISNTIRQVAGAVGTSLLVTIMTTRTETHLTDAISAGGNAGNQAQMMLDATIQGINDAYVVIIGIAIVGLILSFFIKKVSPGTQSATQKKEQKAMRNEPEAAK
- a CDS encoding Gfo/Idh/MocA family oxidoreductase encodes the protein MLTIAFIGFGNAVVNYHLPYLERKENIRIKSIYRREEDRIGDTEREGWYPSIQFTTNLQEVLEDSEIELVVICTHVDSHTEYARKALEHNKHVLVEKPFAATVEEAKEIFDFAASKGLIAMANQNRRFDGDFLTLKKVIESGVLGQIIEIQSHYDYFSPQYINKGFGMMHGLAVHTIDQLYSLFGKPKKIHYDVRSVYHPGESDDYIDIDFHYGQLKTTVKCSLAVKINHPKFVVHGDKGSFIKYSSGHQQKNENGPTKVSFETEEESNWGTLSYVDTNGVEHQEKVKSEVTDYGILYEKLYQSIKQKTKKPVKDEEVLAVLQILNDGVNSAKNANYETENL
- a CDS encoding ATP-binding protein, encoding MMVNIYSSYSSIKKTAENSIVNQNIETAKKIAASLDTETYKKFLENPVKSKEYDVIQRYLEDAKEKNGSLHVYTLLVNNPNVTRAMIVALQESEQEFPIGGICTIPKEQVVKAYNGKTFSTDIIQDPIYGEYLTVGVPIKDQKDEIIGYLGIDISPDTINNVSKKALKSSISAFIFSGLFVILMLAAFFVLQKWYTRELKKEVGDTEDTYQFELQSLISSVQSLRHDYSNHIQVLHGLLKLGLMDKANDYIAMLTKEVHLIQSINLNVSNPGLSVLLQTKKLAAQNHNIDIQFDVIDNEYKKIASTDLIKVLSNLIDNAMDATIELPEQQRKMSITCKADAKTYIFEVCNTGHPINDKVKEQIFKRGFSTKKAQKGKIRGQGLFIVKEVVNRYGGEISIQSNKYETIARVKIPIKQITTKRTDKQ